A single genomic interval of Aegicerativicinus sediminis harbors:
- a CDS encoding GNAT family N-acetyltransferase yields MTNIYTAINLRPTNISDLDLLFKFQLDKEGGYLAAFMPKDHDDKSAYISKYTKLLANPTVNNQTITINNTIVGSIAKFIMDGNSEITYWIDRKFWGKGIASEALRKFLAIETSRPIYGHVAFDNFGSQKILEKCGFIKVGTDRGFANARQKEIEEFIYKLDYSN; encoded by the coding sequence AAATCTGAGACCGACGAACATATCAGACTTAGACCTTTTATTTAAATTCCAATTAGATAAGGAGGGTGGGTACTTAGCTGCATTTATGCCAAAGGACCATGATGACAAATCTGCCTATATTAGTAAATACACAAAATTGTTAGCTAATCCAACGGTAAATAACCAAACCATAACCATAAATAATACGATTGTTGGGAGCATTGCCAAATTTATAATGGATGGTAACTCGGAAATTACTTATTGGATTGATCGTAAATTTTGGGGAAAAGGGATCGCTTCAGAAGCACTGAGGAAGTTTCTTGCTATTGAGACATCTAGGCCAATTTATGGACATGTAGCTTTTGACAATTTTGGATCACAGAAAATATTGGAAAAATGTGGATTCATTAAAGTTGGAACGGATAGAGGTTTTGCAAATGCCCGACAAAAGGAAATAGAAGAATTTATTTATAAACTTGATTATAGCAATTAA
- a CDS encoding phosphatidylethanolamine N-methyltransferase family protein, whose translation MGIFKYQLWHFLILIALLTGIYFYINNDASVLYGELFGFKTSLWLLAAIISPIVHQLYVLVCWRSELFYNSFSKKFGKDAFNLYKIGFAILILSRIVTLTLLAISNHKTFNINNILTSIIAGILLVPTVYLFYSVKKYFGMDRAFGIDHFKPEEFKSKPFVKKGIFKYTSNGMYIFGFLILYIPGLIAQSKAALLVALFSHIYIWVHYYFTELPDIKLIYSDGVNYKPNNN comes from the coding sequence ATGGGCATATTTAAATACCAACTTTGGCATTTTTTGATTTTGATTGCTTTATTGACAGGCATATATTTTTATATAAATAATGATGCCTCTGTTCTATATGGAGAATTATTCGGATTTAAAACGTCTCTATGGTTATTAGCTGCTATAATTTCCCCAATTGTTCATCAATTATACGTGTTAGTGTGCTGGCGTTCTGAATTGTTTTATAACAGTTTTTCAAAAAAATTCGGAAAAGATGCCTTCAATTTATATAAAATAGGATTTGCCATTTTGATTCTTTCGAGAATAGTAACTCTTACCTTATTGGCCATTTCAAACCACAAGACCTTTAACATTAATAATATTTTGACTTCTATCATAGCGGGAATTTTATTGGTGCCAACCGTATATCTTTTTTATTCCGTAAAAAAGTATTTTGGAATGGACCGAGCTTTTGGAATAGACCATTTCAAACCTGAGGAATTTAAATCTAAACCTTTTGTAAAAAAAGGAATATTTAAATATACATCTAACGGGATGTATATTTTTGGATTCTTAATTCTATATATTCCAGGATTAATTGCCCAATCGAAAGCGGCTCTATTGGTAGCTTTGTTTAGCCATATTTATATTTGGGTTCATTACTATTTTACAGAATTACCTGATATAAAGCTCATTTATTCAGATGGTGTAAATTATAAACCAAATAATAATTAA
- a CDS encoding DUF6090 family protein, translating to MIKIFRNIRHKLISENKIGKYLTYAIGEIVLVVIGILIALQINDWNDNRKTDLKTDKLLIALKSDLLKDTELITERLPFINEQHQLNESLRARVAKPDATVDTLIKIMRFEFNPNWVVQIPYSMNSYNSLVQTGLIENLSDSLKAGMRNFYNTKASKMDRVEKTTNDYQGKVTSYVNTYTFGVTKTHDQGKLIDSLIWSNINYSHLAATFQGISNFKRILFTETKDELEFSLIGSNILIDQIEAYLKEN from the coding sequence ATGATTAAAATCTTTAGAAATATTCGACATAAGTTGATTTCAGAGAATAAAATTGGAAAATACCTGACCTACGCCATCGGGGAAATTGTACTCGTGGTAATAGGTATTTTAATTGCACTGCAGATAAATGATTGGAATGACAATAGAAAAACGGATTTAAAAACTGATAAATTATTAATTGCATTAAAAAGTGATTTGTTAAAAGACACTGAATTAATTACTGAGCGACTTCCTTTTATTAACGAACAGCATCAATTAAATGAATCTTTAAGAGCAAGAGTTGCGAAACCAGACGCAACTGTGGATACCCTTATCAAAATAATGAGATTCGAGTTCAACCCTAATTGGGTAGTCCAAATCCCGTACAGCATGAACTCCTACAATAGTTTGGTTCAAACTGGCCTAATCGAGAACCTTTCCGACTCATTAAAAGCAGGCATGAGGAATTTTTATAATACCAAAGCTTCAAAGATGGATAGGGTAGAAAAGACTACAAATGATTATCAAGGGAAAGTTACTTCTTATGTCAACACCTATACGTTTGGTGTAACAAAAACTCATGACCAAGGTAAACTAATCGATTCGCTTATATGGAGCAACATAAACTATAGTCATCTTGCAGCAACATTTCAGGGGATTAGTAATTTTAAACGAATTTTGTTCACTGAAACAAAAGATGAACTGGAATTTTCCTTGATTGGTTCAAATATATTAATTGATCAGATAGAAGCTTATTTAAAGGAAAATTAA